The genome window CTATGCTGTTAATATCAATTCCATTATTTTGAATCCAACAGCTATTGTTTATCTTTTGTTGGTGGTTACTTTGTGTGGAAAGTGTGACCAGAAATAAATGTAAGACAATGTTGATAGGAATCACCTTGGTATGCACTGTAGGCGTAGTAAGCACAAGCAGTAAGGTGGATCATGTACAGCATGTAGGTCATGGTTTTAGCGACGCGAACCTGAAATGTAATTAAGATTTATGCAAATTAGATAAAACGCAGAGTAGTTCAGTGGAGTGTAAGGTAAGAAAGTGTGGCAGAAATTTGCATCATGGGGCTTCACTTAAATTATTTATATGGAAATTTTACCATTTaatctctttaaaaaaaaactatccttTTGGATGATACCTTTAGGAATAGCGGCCTATTGGGGAAAACTCCCCCGTACTGACCCCAATACTACAAcaactacatatgtatatgtaagtaGGCCTAGGAATTGATTTTGTACAATGTCAACTGGCGAACTGCAGGAAATGGGGaaagttttaaaaatttaaagacAATCCCGGTTCAAACTTCTCACACAGGGCTATAATGTTGTGAATCCTATTTGTAGGAATATGTAACGATGACTTTTACTAAAGACCGAAGACTTAAAAAGATTCAAATGCTTACATTACCACATAACATTGTTATTGCTTCATGAAAACTGTTGGTAAAATGGAAATCATGGAACCCTTGTTCTCTTGTGATACAGTGCCAGGCACTCcaattgttttttaaggttttctatgGAACAAAATCCTATTATAATCGATTCAAAGTTTGTCTGTCGTTTCTCATAAGAGGCGCCTAGGAGGGATAGAAATTAGTGAGCTAGCAACCTacgaattttgaaactttattgctacaaCATCTCAGATAAGGACTGActtcacggctacgacctttggctattgaaaacggactatgattggtttttagaatatgcgcacgctcctcAACAACGAGGGATGACAGCGAGGTTCTTCAGAATGCTCGCCTTCTCTAacttgagcggaaattccaacgatataagctggacattctgggcctaagcgaagtaagatggtgggactctggagagtacgcctctccctcttgccacaatGTGctcttgtactctggaaagctaagTAGTAGTAGACGCGAATCTCTTGATGTGGGGGCCGGCTTCTATCAGACTTCTAATTCCAAGATTCCGGCTCaagttaaagagcatcacaattgaaaacttccgatatagtgaggaagaatgctttctacgagcaattgaaTGCAGTTCAGAGGGGGCTTgctaaaggtaacattgtgatattgatgggtgatctgaatgcaagaTGGAATCTGACAACATTTTGCTCGGATATGCGATGGAGAAACACGATCTTGGTGACCATAACGGTGATAGTGGGGGTTCGTGAGTTTCCGCAACTTCTACTGCCCcattattggtggcacattgttcgaacacagagcctgatataaggtcagttgggtttcaactgaccggcacCGTACGGGCAATCAGATCCCCCACTTCACGATTAGCATTTGATTTAGGAGCTGTCTtgtggatgtgcgtaacaagagaggcgctgacaacgACCTCAAAAGGGAtcgccatctgatggtcgctaacgtttgcgtattgcgtccgccacttctcgctgGGTTGGGCACCTTaacttcaacatcgaccgcttgtatgatgcagctgtcactcgacagcggaaaagctatcttgctgatcgaacgctgacgcctgagaatatcgatgaacactggactgtcatcaaaaatgctcttttctcggatgctacgCAAGTCGTCCGCCACGTCATAGGGGCCGTCATTAGGTctagctgactgcggaatcgtggaagtagATGAATgaacggaaggagttgaagtTTCTACTGGCTGATTCGAGCGATGGTGGGTGTGacgtgctcgaactccgatacccaGCGAAGTCCCTATAAGTTCATGGTTACTagtcaggaaagcggaagatgctgccgatggcaatgatttcaaaaatgtataccgcatcacgaaagaacttgcatgcagTTCCAAACCTTTCGACGGTTCTGCGAATGACGTCAAAGGTCCACTTCTCatacacgatgatgaacaactgaagaggtggaaagaacacttcgacatggtttttaaccgtatcacatccggtgaggttcctcaaatacctcgactacgctgataacattTGTTCGCTGTCTCCCCGGGCCATGGACCAtggcaaatggctctggatgtggaaagaaaggcaagtagagttgatctcaagataacaacaacaaaactaaggttctcagtctgacgggccatcgcactctccctatctgcattagtgggcagagcgtcgaaggcgcTCATATAGAGCTACATTCAAGTCAAGTCAAGATTAGAAAATATCTGTCAGAAGAGTATGAGAAGGAAATGGGTGAAAATTCGAGGGCGAAGCACACAGAGTGATACTTTCTGATGTTCCGCGCTAAATCATTAGCAGAGCACCAGCGAAGATAGTGTCAGAATGTCAAGCTTCGATTGAGGAGAGTCCGTCCATTGACGACCATATAGGAGAAAACAGCTTTTGGTCGTCGGAATAAAGCAAACTGGGAAAGTAAGGAGGAGAAGTaaggtcgttgataaagaataaataaatggaCCAAGAATAGAGCCCTATCGATGGCCATTGGATATGGAGAAGGAACGGGATGTGATGATATCAAAGTTAATGAAGTCGAGCAGAGACTGGCAAAAAATCGCTGATATATCATTTCAAGATTTTGTAGCAGAAGGGGTGGAATTGGATGGTAATTCTCCTCAAGAGTGTGATTGCCAATTTTGTGAATGAGAATGATGTGAGCCTCTTTCCATAGGTAAGAAAAATAGTTCTCCTCTaggatttgttgaaaataatggagaggGTGGGAGATGGACTGATCAGTTTCAAGCAACAAGAGGTTTATAAAACCGTCGTAACCAGCGCCGAGATTCACGTCAAGCTTGTCAACGAGGTACTCCATAAGGAGAGGGGCAAGGAGCGGAATAGTAGAAGATACGGGGCAGGCTGCTTCCACTAATGAGAAAGAAGGGCGGGAGGAGAGGGAACATAAAATGAGGAAAAGTAGCAACAGAGTAAAGCACAAGATATCTGGAGAAGTTAGCAGTGGAGTCAGAGAATACAATGGAAGGAGGCGATACCTGGACGGCATTGTGGAAGTTgcgaatgtgagaccagaaTAATTTGAGGTTTTGGCGCTCCAGTCAGTTTTTAACACTGGCCAGATATCCAGATACGAAGTCAGCTTAGGCtccagaagacaggaactttttATCAACAGTGAGTTTTTGATGaagtttttgtggacttcagtagtgaaccagacagggtaaaAACACAGGGACTGAAGCAATTATGacaaaatggtatagaaggtgctAAGTGCTAAGTCATACGTTAATGCAGGGAGAAGGAAAGCCCAGTGGATTGTTGCAAGGGTTGAGTTCAGAACTCCGAAGATTGTCTaacgaaagttaaacttggcGGGCTTGCGCATGATAAGAGTGGAGCCGGGTGATATAAGAACCGGATAATGGGCgacaggggcaacgtaagagggGGCAGggagggattgggaaaggcagtGGACAGGAAGGTGTTACAGGTCAGGATCAAGAGTACGATTCAAATCATTTCTGGAAAGGTTACATTGGAAGGCGGCACAGGCATTCATGAAagaaagggaagggtgggtggatTTATTGAGGCGGACCAGAAACCACATGAAAGTTGAAGTCACCATACAAGATCGAAGGAAGAGAGGCGAACAAAACGGCTAGGACTTCTGATAATTTGGCGAATAAATCTTCGTAAAGAGAAGGGTAAGGAAGAGGCtgggctgttgtagcggaaAGCCACGTTTCGAATTCCACCAGTGGCAGAGAGGTTTATTATtgtaactggatgtcggacaacagtcgactcaattgtgaataagtacctgagtcaaaacagGGTAACGaactcgggcaagcgcaatgttgATCACCTTACCTTTTACAGTGTCATTATAGTacagtaccgttacggtcttgaatgaagtgctctaatacgctTCAAAGTCGTGATCGAATTgcattgtcgcgccaacgatgatTCTTATTGTACATATCAGTCCTCTGATAAGCCTTATGAAGACATATTGTGGCTAAAAGGCAGATTGGGTGATAGCGTCGAAGTCGACGGGATATGTAACTTTTAAGGAAGCCATCACTCGATCAAGGGAGCCAtgcttcgtcagcttcacaaaAGAGAAAGGTGACGAGCTCAGTTGGCCTTACCTCTGATCTAGGCCAGATTATCGTTGGAAATGGTGGAGTAAGCTAGGCTCTAAAGAATGGTTGTTTTAGAGGTGAGGCGACGTCCCGCAGGGGAGCACTAGAGTACCATGAGATGGGAATTGTGGCAAATATGGCATTTGATCCAACGTCAGCAGGGGCGGATCAATCGCTGGAGGGAGCGCACGGGGGCGCCAGTGCAACCACAATAGGAAGATCGTTGGAACTGCGCAGCGCAGTCGGTCCTATCCCTCGGATGGAAGGTAATTGTTAGGGATAATTTGGCTTGAAGGCACCGTGAAGCTGGTGCGATTTTCTATAGTTGCATGGTAGTTAAAGGCGGGGGATTAATCAGGCGGAGCGACCAGAGCAAAGGCAAGTAGAGGCATCTCGGAAGCCGAGGCTAAGCGGATGCGTGATGAAACAGCAACTTGAGGCAGTAGATTAGGTGGTAATTTTAAAACTGTATGTTGAATCGATGCTAAAGTAACGTGCGTGCGTTGATAGAGCAGTTAAAGCAATTGACTGATCCTCGGCCGCAGTTGACGATTATTCATCTGAATTTTCCTCATTTTCTCCATTGATATGCTTCTCTGGTTCACTCCTGTAGTATTCGTTTCATTTTATTCTCTCTAAtgcttttttatgtttttaaatGTCAAACACATTTTCTTTAGATGCCTTTAATTGTGCATACATGTCATGTTTTTTCCAAAGTTTCCGGAATTTGGGTATTTGTTACTCTCCCACTTCGCCCTTCTGACTTCTTATTGAATACGATCTGTCTCTTCACTCCTTACTGGTAACGCCAtttgaatttaataataataatctttggcgcaacaatccatattgaatcagggccttgaagtgtgttagagcacttcattcaagaccgtaacggtacactacagtacattgtaggagacaatgtggtcagcattgcgctcactcgagcttattaccctgatttgactcaggtactcatgcaGATTCGAAcagcgaccttctgtacgacaggcTTGTTCGTTAATCAACAATTTTCGTTCCTGATGCTAAAatgtaccaaatttgatgtgtcAGAAAATTTCACTAGCGACTGTGCCGCAAGAGAGGGCACctgctaatcgagatctttctttGGATATCTTACACGGCTATATTtgctggaaaaaaatttacatcactctgttgcatgtatgaggattcCGCCTCCCTTAATTTAGACGTAAAACAATGTATGATAGTTCACTACATACGTGACGGTTCCAAATTTTCTGTCAAATTTCGAATCAATATCGGCAACCGTTcctcagaaaagtgtgtgtgattgatagacaatgaaccgattttgataaggttttattttccacaaaaccttgaaagcgATAATAATACGAAAACAATGCGATCGAATCCTCTGCGAAATCTTTGCAGCACCACCAGCTGATGCCGTTCTGGGCGCATAAAGCTGTCAGCGACATCCTAAGCCCTCAGTCGTCACAACTGTAAACGCTTGAATCTCGGTTAATATTGagagtttcgagaaaaggagcttaattcgtggtTACTAGTTTAGAGGAGAATTACACACATTacgaaatggtatataggtgtAAGTGTTTGACGATTGAGATTAGTGAAGGAAATTTCCCCTGCTCAAAAAGATTCCGCGAATGTTCACATCTTTTGATAACTATTTATTCAACAGAAAATGTAGAATAACTCATCACAAAGACCGCCTCTCCACTCAAACAAAAGGACCCTCACCCACCTTCATATCCTTATTCCACCCTCCTCCCTTCCACCCTCAATTGCTGAAAAATGTAATACTTACAAAATGGGGCGATGCCATCACTCTATCGATCAGTTTGAAAACTTCCCAAAATGTCTGTATTTTCAATAGTCTGGGGAAACGAAAATACACAGCCTGTCGTCCATACTTCAAATACAGAAGATCGAGAGGGATCATTGAGATTATGTCGAGCTGGAAACGAAAATTATGTGTGAAAAACATCTCTTATAAGAAGATACGAATCTAATTCATACTTTGAACTGCAACTTCCTCATATAGTTCTTCCTTGTCAACTTTCTGTCCTTCACCCAAAATCCTTCAAAAAGATACATGACGCGATGCTTAAAAAATAAAACGTCGAACAAATAAATTAGATCAGCACACGTGTCTAAAGCAAGCCAAATGTCCTGATTCTCCTCAGTTTGGAAAGGAAAAGATGATCTTAGTGGTATCACCCACGCATTATAAAGAAACGATAGTGAAACCACGCAAAGCCAATAGATGTACACTTTCCCTTGAGGATCGAGGACATCGTCGTTTCTGCCACCACCGCAAAATGTTGGACAGACAAACTTTCCTGGAGTTCGAATCGATTGATTGTCTGCCTGGAATATATTGCGGGTGGAAACCTTGGTGTCCAATGTGTCAATTTTCAGGGCTTCAATGGACTGGTGCGGTGGCGGCGGTGAAGGTGAGCTGCTACTTGAGGGTGTTGGTGGCATTTCTATTCTGGAACGCATTTTATTTGTGCGAGCTGTAAAGCGCCGAACCAGATGGTGTACCTGCTCTCGAACAAACTTTTGTTCCTCATTATCTAAGCTGAAATGCGGAAAATAcatttttgcaatatttttccCTAAACAACTATTTCCTACATTTTCATATCAATTCGAACTGGAGAGActtacttttcaatttcttgTGTGTTCATCTCTTCCTCCACATTTTCCGTTTTGTCGATGATTCGGTTTTGCAACGAATCCTTACGAGCCTGTTGCTGAGGGTCTTCATTGGTCACTTCGGGCGATCCACTGAATTCTAAATCAATATATTTCGCATTATTACCATTTATTCcctcctcgttggttctggctGGGCTCGGCACAAGATCAGGTAAATCAAGTGAGCCCTTCTCGTTTGCATTGGATTCCGAAGCATGTCCATTTTCAATTGCGCGGCCTACTTGTTCCTCAGGTTCTTGGGATAAAACCTTTTCCACACTTTCCAGACTAACTAaaggtttttcattttcatatttgaGAATATGTTTAATCAATGCATGGGTACTTTCAATGTTGGAGGTGCTACTCTGCTCTGCGTCTGCACATCCTATTTTTCCGTTCCGAAAGTATAGTTTTGATTTCAGAAACTTCGGACTTCCCGGCTTGGCCTTCTTAACTTTGTATGAGTTGATTTTGAAAGAAGGGGATTTCTGCGAATTTTTCCGCGACAACACAGGACTTTGCTTAATTGCTGTTGGAGccttattttctttattattaattattatgcgATCTTCATCGGAGATCTTGCCGCGCTTTTCATCTGCCTTACGTCGTCGTTCCCGGGCATATAACTCACGATCACGCTCCCGTTCACTTCTAATAATATTTTCAGTTACCGTAATGAAATCCTCGATGTCCTTTATTTCACGCGAAATTTCTTCTAAACTGCGCCGTATGTTGTCCTCATTGACTTTGGGAGAGTTTCGGCTCCGAGTTGGTGACGGTATCACTTTTCTCATGAACAGATTATTTTCAATTGTTTCAGAGAATTTGGGAGATAGCGGACGCCCACTTCTAGCTTCCGACGCCATGATACGGAGATTTTTCAGATCCTCGTaacaaaaattttctaaaatgtttGGTGACGATTTCAAAAGAGCTTTTGCGTCAATGTTCGCAGAGTACGAGGGGCgctaaaaattgataaaaatgaaaattcttaATTTAACTAATGAAATTGATGGTGAACAGTTGAATTTGCCTATAAATAATTTGTATATAATTCAAAACTTAATATATATAACTCCCGTTGCGaaccttgtcgtggtgatgGAACTCAGCAAGGAAGTTCCTCTAGGAAACCAGAGGTGAAACCTCAAGCTAAGTGGCAagcctagactcagattctccacttattttATTAGGATTCAAtacaattgggacccagtccccTTCTACCGATGCTACTGACCTCGGGCTGCAGTCTACCCCATTTGCTGAGGCCAAAGTCTTACCCACTTTGAGCATCTGCTGTCGGGATAAAAACAGTCTTCGAGCAAACCACATTTTTCGTGTTGTGTCAAGTTTGAGGGGAAGGGAGCGCTCGGGGCATCTGTGATTAAGGGGAataccgaagcggcagcgatcCTCTGATGTTTCCAACTCCTCAGCATAATGGAcaacaaagagggctcggctgGCACCGGCTTAGTCTGCATTCGCAGGGAAAGCTATCGAAGCGACGAATGGGTCTTGTACTCCACTCGGTTACGATAGTGAGCGGTGCGAACGACTTAAGAGGAAACTcgtcctagctgtaaggactgcaacTTCGCAAGGTATCAAGCTTGccttgagtcggtaggtgtttCCGGTAAAATGTTTTGGGGACCTTCTCAGTTGGCTATGGACAGTTGGCTCAtatagtactgctcctccctcaatgaCTTATGAGGGTCCGGACCTAACCCTCAAGACGATTTCTAAACTACCAACGTTCAAGAAGTGCTTAATCTTTCCAGATGACTAGGGTATGGTGACACACTATCCTAGTTAACAACATATGCGATGGCGGCACCACagaaagtcaacagggagataaggatATTCTTAGGTATTCTGGTTATTTCTTCTATGATGTGGATGAAATTTCCAGTGAAGTATTCATTAGAGCTATCCTATATGCTAAGCATGGGGATAGAATATTAGGAAgtcatgtttatttatttatttatttaattaagtaAAAGTAAATTCCTAGTtaaatattgtcctcagagggaggagcaagtaagtaGTTTAACATGCGCTTAAAGCTAAAGGAGACTCAGCCAAAAGATCCAAGCTGTAGAGCGTTATAAGACCGGCAtaacctcgggatcggggaatgaaagtagattcGAGCTTCCCGaaaggtacttcaaaaatgtccgttCTACGTCTACTCCGAGAGGCAACGCGGTAAATAATATCGGaattggcagagcagtccatcaggcaattatatagcttgaaaagggtacacatatccaGAAAAATGCAGCGTTGCTGCGGGGAAGGGACGTGATGATGTGGAGCGGCGACGGATAGTCCATCCGGGGAAGGTTTTTTTCCAAACTCACACACAGCTCCAAGAGTGCGACAATCACGGTTCGGGAGGGTGACCTGACTACACAGCAACATTCAAGAATGTTTCTGACACGGTAGTTGAAACGTGTTAAGCAAGGCAAAATTGATGTAAAGTAGGAGGAGGaatgtaggataaaaccagacactttgaaagcttgattgatgatgtcaatgaagtgggaaCTAAAACGAAGTGTGTCATCGATGATTACATTCAAATCTTGAACGGAAGTCGGTGGTGAAAGGGTCGTCGGAGTAGGGAAAGAAAGTTGTGAAGGGTTTGAGTGAATATCGCATAcaatggcatttgctgacattaagaGCCAGCTTGTTAACCGAGAACTATCGGACCAAAAAGACCAAGAGAACACAGTCCGacagagacgaaacagaggcaaataatttaaggtcgtcgaTGGTACAGCAAACATGGACAGGTGGGGATGGAGGGAAGATCATTGATAAAATACAGAAAAAGGAGGAACCTTGGGGAATACCAGAGGTGGGAGAGACGGAACGGACGCatctctcgaggattttggTGCAAGACAGAAGGAGAGAAATAGAACGGTGAAGGATTACCGCTCTTGAAGAAAGGGATGATAAGGCGCtctttccaaaaatgaggaCAGTAGTATTCTTCTAAACGTTTGTTGAAGATAATACACAGAGGGAGGGAGATGTGTTGTTTATAGTTAACAAGAAAGAGGTTTGGAGGctaggtccgacattggtgaagAAAGGGAGGGGTGGGAATTTGCAGTAAGGAGTTCCGAGAAGCTGTCGAACAATACTTCGTACAGATGGGAAGGGCTAGCACTGTGCTGGTCGCTGTTAGGCGAAGACACAATTATATGGTGACCCAGAGAAGGAAAAAGAAACGAGTTTGGCGCCGAGTTGATCtttaattgcaattaggactccacctcTAGCGGACTTGGACGAGGCAGCGCGGTCCCTGTCGCAGCGGAACATGAAATACACTTCGGGAAGCTCAGAGTTCAGTATATTGTCATCTAGCTAAATGTCATAAATACAAATTGCATGATGCTGCTGGGCCAGCGCGGTTGG of Hermetia illucens chromosome 4, iHerIll2.2.curated.20191125, whole genome shotgun sequence contains these proteins:
- the LOC119655737 gene encoding cyclic nucleotide-gated cation channel beta-3 isoform X3, producing MASEARSGRPLSPKFSETIENNLFMRKVIPSPTRSRNSPKVNEDNIRRSLEEISREIKDIEDFITVTENIIRSERERDRELYARERRRKADEKRGKISDEDRIIINNKENKAPTAIKQSPVLSRKNSQKSPSFKINSYKVKKAKPGSPKFLKSKLYFRNGKIGCADAEQSSTSNIESTHALIKHILKYENEKPLVSLESVEKVLSQEPEEQVGRAIENGHASESNANEKGSLDLPDLVPSPARTNEEGINGNNAKYIDLEFSGSPEVTNEDPQQQARKDSLQNRIIDKTENVEEEMNTQEIENLDNEEQKFVREQVHHLVRRFTARTNKMRSRIEMPPTPSSSSSPSPPPPHQSIEALKIDTLDTKVSTRNIFQADNQSIRTPGKFVCPTFCGGGRNDDVLDPQGKVYIYWLCVVSLSFLYNAWVIPLRSSFPFQTEENQDIWLALDTCADLIYLFDVLFFKHRVMYLFEGFWVKDRKLTRKNYMRKLQFKLDIISMIPLDLLYLKYGRQAVYFRFPRLLKIQTFWEVFKLIDRVMASPHFVRVAKTMTYMLYMIHLTACAYYAYSAYQGLGTNRWVFSGKGHPYVRCFAFATKTATSIGKNPKPEKEGELVFMTSAWLMGVFVFALLIGQIRDIISTATRTQSEYRQLEDETLEYMRRQNLPINLQRRVKGWFKFTWDQQRTLDESHILDSLPANLKTDIALSVHIQTLSKVQLFADCEDALLRELVLKLRSVTFLAGDYVCRKGEVGKEMYIIKLGQVQVMGGPNNDEVLATLCEGSVFGEISLLAINGAEGNRRTADVRSRGFSNLFVLSKSDLNEAIVYYPNAQAILKKRARSLMRKNAAREREEARRNASREADVVIGNPTRPNTPPKLLKTVIQALPEESPAAMLLTRGSKRNKKRRETLTDTEESKNEDSLRGSKNEMIAQQTKCTVENERRALSPDLLSSIEDELKNQNKLINLTDSEKALIMSTNDPNEHQSSTSNANLPKN
- the LOC119655737 gene encoding cyclic nucleotide-gated cation channel beta-3 isoform X1; its protein translation is MMDHFGLLSKRPSYSANIDAKALLKSSPNILENFCYEDLKNLRIMASEARSGRPLSPKFSETIENNLFMRKVIPSPTRSRNSPKVNEDNIRRSLEEISREIKDIEDFITVTENIIRSERERDRELYARERRRKADEKRGKISDEDRIIINNKENKAPTAIKQSPVLSRKNSQKSPSFKINSYKVKKAKPGSPKFLKSKLYFRNGKIGCADAEQSSTSNIESTHALIKHILKYENEKPLVSLESVEKVLSQEPEEQVGRAIENGHASESNANEKGSLDLPDLVPSPARTNEEGINGNNAKYIDLEFSGSPEVTNEDPQQQARKDSLQNRIIDKTENVEEEMNTQEIENLDNEEQKFVREQVHHLVRRFTARTNKMRSRIEMPPTPSSSSSPSPPPPHQSIEALKIDTLDTKVSTRNIFQADNQSIRTPGKFVCPTFCGGGRNDDVLDPQGKVYIYWLCVVSLSFLYNAWVIPLRSSFPFQTEENQDIWLALDTCADLIYLFDVLFFKHRVMYLFEGFWVKDRKLTRKNYMRKLQFKLDIISMIPLDLLYLKYGRQAVYFRFPRLLKIQTFWEVFKLIDRVMASPHFVRVAKTMTYMLYMIHLTACAYYAYSAYQGLGTNRWVFSGKGHPYVRCFAFATKTATSIGKNPKPEKEGELVFMTSAWLMGVFVFALLIGQIRDIISTATRTQSEYRQLEDETLEYMRRQNLPINLQRRVKGWFKFTWDQQRTLDESHILDSLPANLKTDIALSVHIQTLSKVQLFADCEDALLRELVLKLRSVTFLAGDYVCRKGEVGKEMYIIKLGQVQVMGGPNNDEVLATLCEGSVFGEISLLAINGAEGNRRTADVRSRGFSNLFVLSKSDLNEAIVYYPNAQAILKKRARSLMRKNAAREREEARRNASREADVVIGNPTRPNTPPKLLKTVIQALPEESPAAMLLTRGSKRNKKRRETLTDTEESKNEDSLRGSKNEMIAQQTKCTVENERRALSPDLLSSIEDELKNQNKLINLTDSEKALIMSTNDPNEHQSSTSNANLPKN
- the LOC119655737 gene encoding cyclic nucleotide-gated cation channel beta-3 isoform X2, yielding MMDHFGLLSKRPSYSANIDAKALLKSSPNILENFCYEDLKNLRIMASEARSGRPLSPKFSETIENNLFMRKVIPSPTRSRNSPKVNEDNIRRSLEEISREIKDIEDFITVTENIIRSERERDRELYARERRRKADEKRGKISDEDRIIINNKENKAPTAIKQSPVLSRKNSQKSPSFKINSYKVKKAKPGSPKFLKSKLYFRNGKIGCADAEQSSTSNIEISLESVEKVLSQEPEEQVGRAIENGHASESNANEKGSLDLPDLVPSPARTNEEGINGNNAKYIDLEFSGSPEVTNEDPQQQARKDSLQNRIIDKTENVEEEMNTQEIENLDNEEQKFVREQVHHLVRRFTARTNKMRSRIEMPPTPSSSSSPSPPPPHQSIEALKIDTLDTKVSTRNIFQADNQSIRTPGKFVCPTFCGGGRNDDVLDPQGKVYIYWLCVVSLSFLYNAWVIPLRSSFPFQTEENQDIWLALDTCADLIYLFDVLFFKHRVMYLFEGFWVKDRKLTRKNYMRKLQFKLDIISMIPLDLLYLKYGRQAVYFRFPRLLKIQTFWEVFKLIDRVMASPHFVRVAKTMTYMLYMIHLTACAYYAYSAYQGLGTNRWVFSGKGHPYVRCFAFATKTATSIGKNPKPEKEGELVFMTSAWLMGVFVFALLIGQIRDIISTATRTQSEYRQLEDETLEYMRRQNLPINLQRRVKGWFKFTWDQQRTLDESHILDSLPANLKTDIALSVHIQTLSKVQLFADCEDALLRELVLKLRSVTFLAGDYVCRKGEVGKEMYIIKLGQVQVMGGPNNDEVLATLCEGSVFGEISLLAINGAEGNRRTADVRSRGFSNLFVLSKSDLNEAIVYYPNAQAILKKRARSLMRKNAAREREEARRNASREADVVIGNPTRPNTPPKLLKTVIQALPEESPAAMLLTRGSKRNKKRRETLTDTEESKNEDSLRGSKNEMIAQQTKCTVENERRALSPDLLSSIEDELKNQNKLINLTDSEKALIMSTNDPNEHQSSTSNANLPKN